The following nucleotide sequence is from Triticum dicoccoides isolate Atlit2015 ecotype Zavitan chromosome 7B, WEW_v2.0, whole genome shotgun sequence.
ttcatcacgctcatatgattcacgttcagtactttgataatttgatatgtgggtggaccggtgcttgggtactgcccttacttggacaagcatcccacttatgattaacctctattgcaagcatccgcaactacaacaaaagtattaaggtaaacctaaccatagcatgaaacatatggatccaaatcagccccttacgaagcaacacataaactagggtttaagcttctgtcactctagcaacccatcatctacttattacttcccaatgccttcctctaggcccaaataatggtgaagtgttatgtagtcgacgttcacataacaccactagaggttagacaacatacatcttatcaaaatatcgaacgaataccaaattcaataGCAAGACTTctgccttgtcctcaggaacaaacgtaactactcacaaagcatattcatgttcataatcagaggggtaataatgtgcataaaggatctgaacatatgatcttccaccaaataaaccaactagcatcaactacaaggagtaatcaacactactagcaacctactagcaccaatcctggacttggagacaagaattggatacaacagatgaactagggtttggagatgagatggtgctggtgaagatgttgatggagattgccctctcccgatgagaggagcgttggtgatgacgatggtgatgatttgcccctcccggagggaagtgtccccggcagaacagctctgccggagccctagattggttccgccaaggttccgcctcgtggcggcggagtctcatcccgaaaggttctcttctatttttcgcatcgaaagacttcatatgggagaagatgggcgtcggagagccaccagggggcccacgaggtagggggcgcgcccagggggggcgcccccaccctcgtgagcagggtgtggccccctggccttcatctttggcgacgatttttctttatttattttaaggtattccgtggagttccaagacttttggagttgcgcagaatagtccttcaatatttgctcgttttccagcccagaattccagctgccggcattctccctcttcatgtaaaccttgtaaaataagagagaatagccataagtattataacataacgtgaaataacagcccataatgcaataaatattgacatagcatgatgcaaaatggatgtatcaggtggcggtccataggaagatcacacgggtacccccgaatttccaaaaaatacagacaacactgggttcccgaggtacctcaatccacccagatgtgaatttaagttgccaccttaaataaaccattaattaacaatctcacatctgtcatggatacactcaaacccaaaccacgtctacgagcatagcatggaaatataagcaacatgtagaagtaactccccagggtttggtaataaacagggcaatgggttctacctcatcaactacttcccaacccacaagttaatgacatcctaaccatgcaatgtttgaggattggactaatgcaataaaaactgggtatgaaaagagtatgatcaatgtgttacttaccTTGcagacgatccgtgaatcctagagactcgtagtaacacgcttcgcactccgggaattctatcgcaaacaaacaataacatacataagcaactagcaaagatgcacgagcaaaaattcaaataaaaaagattgaccagaaagttcaacttaagaactctggtttgcaaaaagaatcaaatcaaacggagcaacaaaactcgaacagcgaaagaaacaagatccgtttactaatctgaactaaggtcaaattttacagtaacaaaatcttgtttaagtagattaaacagaaagagggtctcgagacgaaactctaggcgtttgaatcacttgattccgactaacgagcgaaaagataaacagaaactaagatcggatcagaaatcgcgactgaaaataatcgcagataaatccgataaaagaaaactgacggacAGACTAACGAAcaagcgttcgttatctgtaactaatggAAGAAAACCGTTCATTAGACGAacgtacagacgaacgtccgctaaatagaaaaaccgagaaaaaccggcgaaccgatctaaaaaacgaactagggtttataAAAAAACCGAACGTTTTTTTTTAAAACGGCGGCTCGGATCcgacgcggtacctccggcgaggggctccggcgaggcggggttgggcggcggcTTGCGGGGCGGCGGGGCTCGNNNNNNNNNNNNNNNNNNNNNNNNNNNNNNNNNNNNNNNNNNNNNNNNNNNNNNNNNNNNNNNNNNNNNNNNNNNNNNNNNNNNNNNNNNNNNNNNNNNNNNNNNNNNNNNNNNNNNNNNNNNNNNNNNNNNNNNNNNNNNNNNNNNNNNNNNNNNNNNNNNNNNNNNNNNNNNNNNNNNNNNNNNNNNNNNNNNNNNNNNNNNNNNNNNNNNNNNNNNNNNNNNNNNNNNNNNNNNNNNNNNNNNNNNNNNNNNNNNNNNNNNNNNNNNNNNNNNNNNNNNNNNNNNNNNNNNNNNNNNNNNNNNNNNNNNNNNNNNNNNNNNNNNNNNNNNNNNNNNNNNNNNNNNNNNNNNNNNNNNNNNNNNNNNNNNNNNNNNNNNNNNNNNNNNNNNNNNNNNNNNNNNNNNNNNNNNNNNNNNNNNNNNNNNNNNNNNNNNNNNNNNNNNNNNNNNNNNNNNNNNNNNNNNNNNNNNNNNNNNNNNNNNNNNNNNNNNNNNNNNNNNNNNNNNNNNNNNNNNNNNNNNNNNNNNNNNNNNNNNNNNNNNNNNNNNNNNNNNNNNNNNNNNNNNNNNNNNNNNNNNNNNNNNNNNNNNNNNNNNNNNNNNNNNNNNNNNNNNNNNNNNNNNNNNNNNNNNNNNNNNNNNNNNNNGAGCGGCGGCGGGACGGCGCACGCGCGCGGGGGTGGTGGCGCGGGCGGTTGGGCCGGCGGGCCGGCTGGGTTTCGGCCTAGTCGGCGGAACCCTTTTTTTATAAATAATTTCTCCGACAGAAAtagaatcctagaaaataaaataaaataaaaacctaaaatgccaaaacaaatttttaccgtctaaataaaatatttagaacgagatgaaaatttcttggccctaaattgcaatttttgaaaacgtgcaatttttctattgcaaataaaatccaaataaaataaaaaaatcaaaataaatgattttaacatttttcctccaatatttcaattgttttggagaagtcatattatctcctctcatatatttttataagaaatatttttggagagaaaaataattaaaatcaaaaatcctcgttttaCTATTTGATAGAATCAAATACGAAAACcgggaaatctccaactctcttcgagagtccttgagttgcttaggattttgaggattgcagagcggaaatgctataaaatatgatatgcatggttgacctatgtataacatttcaaattgaaaatttgggatgttacaacatcaCCGAGGCAGAGTCTGAGTCGGAAAACGAGTAATAATAGAACTATATATCGTTGGAGAAGCCAGTTTTATTTTGTATCGTAGAAGCAGGCTATGTGGACGTAGTAGAACTATATCGCGTTGGAGAAGACTAGATGTACGCATTTTGTATCATAGAAGCAGACTATGTGCCAAAGTattttttgcgcgctgctggagcggcgcgctcACTGTATTTTAACGCGGCTGTTAGAGTCAGCGCTGCAGGCCGCGCAAAAACCAGATAAAGCGCGCGCGGCAAAGTAGTTTTTAGGGCGCGGCGCGTTACGTGCATGTTGAAAATGCTCTTAGTACCGTATCTCTTTGCGCATCTCCCCTCTGATGGTCAGCCCAACGGAACGCAAACAAACAAAACAACTGACGGATTGACGACGGGACCCGCACCACATCAGGAGTGTACACATGTAGCGTGGATCCAAGTAAAAACCAAGACGGCAGAACACGACTCGACGGCGCGGAGCAGCCAATCGCTCCCTCCGCGTTATCTCGTTGCCTCCACCCCTCCGCCCCATTCCCGCTGCTGCTGCTCCTCTCTCCTCTTAGCCCAAACACACCTCACCTCGCTCCCCGTCCCGCCGATCTCTTCTCTTAGGGTCGTCCGCGATGGCGGCTCCGGTGGTGGACGCCGAGTACCTGCGCCAGGTCGACAGGGGGCGCCGCGCTCTCCGCGCCCTCATCGCCTCCAAGGGATGCGCCCCCATCATGCTCCGCCTCGCGTACGTATTCCCAGCCCCAGTCTCCTGCTCCTCTCCTACTCCATACTCTTGCTTCTGTTTGCTCGTCTCGTCTGCTCCTGGTTCACGCGGCCAGAGAGGAGAGCTCGTGTTTTGCTTAAGGCCTGCGATTACCTACCGGCGTTGTTCCACTACTGACTTGAGTTGCATGTCAGATTTGAACTAATGGGTTTGGTTTATTACTGCCGCGGCCCGCAGATACCACGCCTCGCTGGCCTGACCTGGTGTGTTTCATGTTTCTCGTATCGATTTCGGGCGAGGCAATTTGACAAACACCTTACGTGCATGATTTTGGAGTCGAGCGATTACGAATTTCGGCTGTATGCCACGATTATTATCTAACGAGGAGGATATGGTATTTAGTTCACATAGACTATAGTGTTTTACAGTAGCATGAGAAGTTGAGAACTGCCCCCACATGCCAAATGTTTGCAGAATCGGATAAGTGAGATGAATTGCTTGCCCGTTCTCTCGCACCTCGGCCTCTTGAACTTTTCTTTACATGTGGTGTTTTACAGAGATGGGTGCTATTATATGCACTTGGGAAGAAATATGTGATGCACTAATAGGATCAGGTGGCAATGAAAGGGAGAAAAACTTTGGCATTATCTAAAGTTCTGAACATGTACCTTTTAGCTTACGCTCTTGATTTATTTTTTGATGTGTTGCAGGAATGCAGGTATACACTGCTCCTCTGCATTTATAGATCTAATAAGTAACACCCATAAAACTACATCTGCCTTCCAGTTTTTTGCCTGTATGGTTACGATTTTGTATGTCTCCTGGAATTCCTTGCTTTTCCATTTGGAAGACTCAATTTCTTCGGTCTCCCTTGCAGATGGCATGATGCTGGCACGTATGATGTGAACACAAGAACTGGTGGTGCAAATGGTTCAATTAGATACGAGGAAGAGTACACCCATGGTTCAAATGCTGGCTTAAAAATTGCTATTGATCTCCTCGGTATGTCCCAATACCCAATCTAGTAGTAGATGTCTGTGTAAAAATACTCATTTTCACCACCCAGTTCAAATGCTGGCTTAAAAATACGAGGGCTCTTTAAGCTAAGGAAATCAGTTTTGGGCATTCTTGTTAGTTTCTCATAATTTAAAGTTCTGTTTCTATTGCTGTACGTCATGCAATGGCTTAAGGACAAGATTGCAACTGATTTTCCTTTGGCAAGTTAAATAATTTAGGATGATCATACACGGAATTTAACAGTACCCTAGTTGGTCTGTTGTGAACTGTTGCATCCTTATGTATGCTGCTTTATTCACATCACTGCATGTAGAAGTGAGAGAATTCCTAGAGGCTTCCATTTTATCTTCTGAGAGGGTCTTGACAGAATTACAACTTTGGTCCTAATAATACTGTGCAAAATCACACGACTAACTAATTTCAGATTTGTTGGTTTATTGTTGCTGTTCCTTTCTTCACTGCTGAAATGAGTGAAATTGATATTATAGCTTACCCAACTGTCCTTTGTTGCCAGAGCCTATTAAAGCGAAGCATCCAAAGATTACATATGCAGACCTTTATCAGGTAATTGACAATTTGGTTGAGTCGGCTCTTGTCTAAATTAAGCGAGTATTGATAGCTAAAATATCTATACTCTTCCACATATGTGAGCCGATGCTTCCTATTGAGTACAGCAAAACTGTGAATTCTATAGCGATTTACTAACTACATCTTACTTCCAGCTTGCTGGAGTAGTTGCAGTTGAAGTCACCGGGGGTCCAACCGTTGAGTTCATCCCTGGAAGACGTGTATGTGAAATATCATTTCTTCAGAAATGGATGCATTGTTCCTGATGCTTACATATTAACTGCTTTGGTCTGAAACTCTGAATCAGGATTCGTCAGTTTGTCCCCGTGAAGGGCGCCTTCCTGATGCTAAGAAAGGTAACCCATGCTACTAATGTTTCTACATGTCAATGCTATTTCAAGCAATTGATCAAAATGTGATCTAAAAAGTTATATGGCCAATGGCCTTAGGGGCATATGAAATGTTAGCCACATCGATTATTTTCTGGACCGGTCTGCTCATGTCCATACTTCATACTCTTGCCATTTGATACTTTTTACTGTGTGAGATGGGATTTCAGGCATTTCTACCAGTACAGTTTTCTGGTTGTACTCCACCAATCTCTTCATGTACAGTTTTTACATGCATTTTTCTTTAGGAATTGGATGCTCGACTATTCTTACCTTCATGTATTACCCATATACTGGCCATTTtacatataagtctttttagagattccaacaaaggactacatacggagcaaaatgagtgaatctaccctttaaaatatgtctatatacatccgtatgttgtagtccatttgagatctctaaaaagacttatatttgggaacggagggagtacttactatTGCATGGTGATCTATGTTTCTTATGTCATTTGTTCATGTACAAgagctctctttctttctttctttatatgACCAGTCTTCTAGGAGTACTTGCTGCACCTTGTAATCATATTCCAGTAATTGAGAAATGTATCTGTACTTTTTCTTCATGAGCAGGCGCACCACATCTAAGGGACATCTTTTATCGAATGGGCTTAACAGACAAAGATATTGTAGCACTATCTGGGGGGCACAGCCTGGTACTAATTGTATTTTGTGAAGTAGGGGCACCCGTTCATCAGAAACATGGTATTTAATAATGGACCTTTTCTCTCAGGGAAAGGCACATCCTGAAAGGTCTGGTTTTGACGGTGCATGGACTCGTGACCCTCTGAAGTTTGACAACTCATACTTTCTGTGAGTTGAATACAAAGCCATAACATTTACTTATTTTGGAGACTATATTTGAGGAGAATCAGTGTAACTGAAATGCTTGTTAACCTCACTGCAGTGAGCTACTGAAGGGGGAATCGGAGGGTCTTCTGAAGCTCCCTACTGATAAGGCATTGTTGGATGATCCTGAATTTAGACGTTATGTGGAGCTTTATGCAAAGGTGCACACGATTTTTGATATTTCCATAATCCAACTTTCAGATTCAGAACAAAATCTTATCTCTTTCGTACTGCAGGACGAGGATGCTTTCTTCAAGGACTATACTGAATCACACAAGAAACTTTCTGAACTTGGCTTCACACCACGGATCAGTGGCCCAGCTTCTACAAAATCAGATGTTTCAACTGCTGTTGTACTTGCACAGAGTGCAGTGGGGGTAGCAGTTGCGGCAGCTGTAGTCATCGCGGGCTACCTGTACGaggcttccaagaggagcaagtaagGGGTTTCATGAGTTCTTGGATGGCATTGCCTTATTTAGTAAGTATATCAAGTTATTCTTAAAAAAATAAGTGCCAAGTTCAAATAATAGAACTCTAGTGATGAACAACCAACAGCAGTCTTAAAATATTTCAGGCATTCTTGAGGACATCTCCTTCATGTATACATCATACTTGAATATTTCAGTGACAATGAATGCTTACTATTAAAAGCATTTTTGGGCATGTATCTTGTGCAATACAAAAGAACTTGTTTGTGTCCTGAAATTATTTCTCAACCTAGTATCCATATATTGATCAGTAGAGACCATTCAACAGCGACAAGTTGGAACAACTTGTTTGAAGGGAATTTGGTGTAATCAGCCCTGTTTGCAGCCCCATGATTTTTTTACTTGTTGACGAGTGCCAACTGTATGACAGATGGAAAAGCGAACGCGTACGTCTTCCCTTATTTTGTACTTGTTGAGTACCAACCCCATGATACGGTTGAAAGGATTGTGTTCATGATAATGTTTTTCAAAAGAGGTAATCGAGTACATACTTGACAAGTAATtttggacggaggaagtagtatgTACTGGACAAGTAATTCTGGAAGGAGGAAGTAGTAGTTACAAGGGCAACCGACACGTGAACTCGCTGATGATCCAAGCTGATCAGACGTCCACCTGCGTAATAGTCTATGATATCCTTGTGTTTTAATACTAACGATTGCAATTCTAAGCAAGGGCAACATGGACATAGTGATGTTCTTCTAGTGGGCTTGCCTTGACCAGAACTAGCCTTGCTTTTGCGATTGCGTGCACAACATAGTTAGTTACTCTAGCTCATCAACTTTGGAATAGCTCTGGGACCAAACTCTAGGAGAATCTCAAGGGTGAATTCAAGGTCAGCAATTGGAGTTGGAAGTTCCATTTTCTTTGGATTTGAAACAGTAGCAGCCAGATTCTCCTAGAGTTTGGTCCCAGAGCTATTCCAAAGTTGATGAGCTAGAGTAACTAACTATGTTGTGCACGCAATCGCAAAAGCAAGGCTAGCTCTGGTCAAGGCAAGCCCACTAGAAGAACATCACTATGTCCATGTTGCCCTTGCTTAGAATTGCAACTTTGGAATATAAATGAAAGTAATTAGCCTGCAGTAATTAGCCTGAGTTGATATTTGGGTCACGAACGACATGGTCACACATTTTTCAAATATAAATGAAAGTAACTAGCCTGCAGTAACTTTGGAATTGTCTGGAGAACAGACAAGTGCAGCAACTTTGGAATTGTCTGCAAGGTAGGGTGGCCGTAACTCTGCAGATGGCACACCGCATCCACGCGATGTCTATAGCGGCATAGCGCCGACCAGGAAAAACACACGTTCCCCGGCGTGAGAGCGAGTGAAGTGCGCAAATGAAATGCATATCAATATTGGTATACTCGG
It contains:
- the LOC119336473 gene encoding probable L-ascorbate peroxidase 4, peroxisomal, with the protein product MAAPVVDAEYLRQVDRGRRALRALIASKGCAPIMLRLAWHDAGTYDVNTRTGGANGSIRYEEEYTHGSNAGLKIAIDLLEPIKAKHPKITYADLYQLAGVVAVEVTGGPTVEFIPGRRDSSVCPREGRLPDAKKGAPHLRDIFYRMGLTDKDIVALSGGHSLGKAHPERSGFDGAWTRDPLKFDNSYFLELLKGESEGLLKLPTDKALLDDPEFRRYVELYAKDEDAFFKDYTESHKKLSELGFTPRISGPASTKSDVSTAVVLAQSAVGVAVAAAVVIAGYLYEASKRSK